Proteins encoded together in one Quercus lobata isolate SW786 chromosome 3, ValleyOak3.0 Primary Assembly, whole genome shotgun sequence window:
- the LOC115979099 gene encoding uncharacterized protein LOC115979099 isoform X1 — translation MVERFFLASQMEQPDSHNQSDLDPDPDPIMLLSGPPSCGKSSLLFQFAFNSAIDGNRNVVFICNRRKLESNPPFLSQGINPSSDTFQSIQMKYVDDDEGIKNYFAAFHLHDTFPAAVVVDDFGDFFEDRSCQEKYNNPRGRDLAMVRTLALCHNAINHANKTMPCKLLLSDTHHGDSPRLLFIYKRWVPTIFTIKGGGSGSFILKSNSNSGSGSSVRIRTAKYSIALQYLILEGITEDSEQ, via the exons ATGGTAGAGAGATTCTTCTTGGCGAGTCAAATGGAGCAGCCCGATAGCCACAACCAGTCCGACCTAGACCCAGACCCAGACCCAATTATGCTTCTCTCCGGACCTCCTTCCTG TGGAAAGAGTTCGTTACTATTCCAGTTTGCATTCAACTCCGCAATAGATGGAAATAGGAATGTTGTGTTCATATGCAACCGCCGCAAGTTAGAAAGCAACCCTCCTTTTCTCTCTCAG GGCATCAATCCATCCTCAGATACCTTTCAGTCTATACAAATGAA ATATGTGGATGATGATGAAGGAATCAAGAACTATTTTGCTGCATTCCACCTGCATGATACATTTCCTGCGGCAGTTGTTGTCGATGATTTTGGGGACTTCTTTGAGGACAG GAGCTGCCAAGAGAAATATAATAATCCTCGTGGAAGAGACTTGGCAATGGTTCGGACTTTAGCTTTATGTCACAATGCAATTAATCATGCTAA CAAGACGATGCCTTGCAAGCTTCTCTTGTCAGATACACACCACGGAGACTCCCCAAGGTTGCTTTTCATCTATAAGAGATGGGTTCCTactatttttacaattaaag GTGGTGGCTCAGGATCATTTATTCTGAAAAGCAACAGCAATTCAGGCAGTGGCAGCTCAGTGAGGATCAGAACTGCAAAGTACTCCATAGCTTTGCAGTATCTGATTTTGGAGGGGATAACCGAAGACAGTGAACAGTAA
- the LOC115979099 gene encoding uncharacterized protein LOC115979099 isoform X2, translating to MVERFFLASQMEQPDSHNQSDLDPDPDPIMLLSGPPSCGKSSLLFQFAFNSAIDGNRNVVFICNRRKLESNPPFLSQGINPSSDTFQSIQMKYVDDDEGIKNYFAAFHLHDTFPAAVVVDDFGDFFEDSKTMPCKLLLSDTHHGDSPRLLFIYKRWVPTIFTIKGGGSGSFILKSNSNSGSGSSVRIRTAKYSIALQYLILEGITEDSEQ from the exons ATGGTAGAGAGATTCTTCTTGGCGAGTCAAATGGAGCAGCCCGATAGCCACAACCAGTCCGACCTAGACCCAGACCCAGACCCAATTATGCTTCTCTCCGGACCTCCTTCCTG TGGAAAGAGTTCGTTACTATTCCAGTTTGCATTCAACTCCGCAATAGATGGAAATAGGAATGTTGTGTTCATATGCAACCGCCGCAAGTTAGAAAGCAACCCTCCTTTTCTCTCTCAG GGCATCAATCCATCCTCAGATACCTTTCAGTCTATACAAATGAA ATATGTGGATGATGATGAAGGAATCAAGAACTATTTTGCTGCATTCCACCTGCATGATACATTTCCTGCGGCAGTTGTTGTCGATGATTTTGGGGACTTCTTTGAGGACAG CAAGACGATGCCTTGCAAGCTTCTCTTGTCAGATACACACCACGGAGACTCCCCAAGGTTGCTTTTCATCTATAAGAGATGGGTTCCTactatttttacaattaaag GTGGTGGCTCAGGATCATTTATTCTGAAAAGCAACAGCAATTCAGGCAGTGGCAGCTCAGTGAGGATCAGAACTGCAAAGTACTCCATAGCTTTGCAGTATCTGATTTTGGAGGGGATAACCGAAGACAGTGAACAGTAA